The [Clostridium] celerecrescens 18A genomic sequence TCATAGGGCGAATGCCCGTGAGCTGGTAAAACCTGCGGTTTTACCAGCTGCACTGCGGACCTACGTTACAATACATCTTATGTATACGGATTCAAAAGGGGAATTATATAAATGAAGTTTGCGGGGAGAATACTGAAGTATTACAGCAGAGTAATTGCCGAGTGCATACCTTTGTTTGTGACAGCGGGGCTGCTGTCAGTCTTATCGGCAGTGATAATCCAGAATAGATACCTGCCTGAAATGTCCAATATTTTATCTTTTCTTGTAATTCCGGTATTTATGGGATACAAAGCAGGCACGATGTGCGGCGGGGATGTGGGCGGTTTAGCCGGCACCCTTGCCGCTTCTGCTGTTGTCATGACAGAACCTGCTTCTGCCATGATTTTATCAGCCATAGCAGGCAGCATAGCCGGTTTTTTATCCCGGAAGGGTCTGGACCGGATCAAGCACCGGATACCGGCCGGGTTTGAGATGCTCTTCAGCAACCTATATATATCGGGGCTTGGTTTGCTGGCAGGAGCGCTTATCCATTACATGCTGGTGCCGGTGGCCGCATGGCTGCTCACCTTTCTGGGAAATGGCTTATCACGAATGATTGCAAATGGAGTCATCCCTTTCATCAGCTTTGTGGTAGAACCATTAAAAATCATTTTCTTTAATAACTGGATCAATCACGGCTTTTTCCTCCCCCTGGGATTGGAGCAGATGAAAACACAGGGAAGTTCCATCTTATTTCTCTTAGAGACCAATCCGGGTCCGGGATTTGGAATTCTCCTTGCCTATACCCTGGTTTACCGGAATATGAGAAAGCAAATGCTTTCCAGCCTTATTATTCAGTCCCTGGGCGGCATCCATGAGGTTTACTTTCCTTATGTGCTGTCAGATATCCGGTTATTGGCTGCTGCCATAGCGGGCAGCATAGCGGGAAATTACTGTTTCATGGTAACCGGCAGCGGGCTTCTGGGACCGGCTTCTCCCGGTAGTATCATAACGATCATGATTATGGCAGACAAAAAACACTGGCTGGGAATCCTTACAGGGATTTTTGTTTCCGCCGGAGTGACTTGTCTCTTATCCTGCCTGATTATGTCACGAAAGAAACAAAAATTAGTTGCTGAAGAAGGAATACTACAGAAAGATGAAGGGATGCCAATGAAGAAAATGGAACATGCCAAAATCTATTTTGTCTGCGATGTTGGCATGGGCTCCAGTGCTATGGCCAGCGCGCTGTTTAAGAAAAGGCTGAAGTTGGTAGGATTAACAGGTATTGAGGTGTTTCATGTATCGGCTGACCGCATTCCGCCTGACGCGGATGTGATTGTATGTCAAAAGGATTTTGCCCGTTCCCTGTCAGGAATTGATAAACCATGCTTTACAGTCAATAATCTCACGGATATGTCTGGCTATCAGGAACTCCTGAACTGGTTAATGGGAGGTGGAGAAAATGGCAGCTCATGATTTTACACCCAGGATGCAGCAGGTCGTCCTGGCTCTTCTTAATGAGGACGGGCCTGTTCCTGTTAAGCAGCTTGCGGATCAGATCCATATCAGCAAAAGAACGGTGCAAAGGGAGCTGGAGTACATTCCCAGAGTATTAAAGAAATACGGGCTCGCCTTTTGCTCAAAAACGGGAACCGGTATTTGGCTGGAGGGAGATAAAGATCGGATGGAAGCCCTAAAGGCTGAACTGGAAGAGGATGATGCTCTTGATGTTTCTGACAGGATCGAACGCCAAAAGCGTCTGACCCTGGAGATTCTCAAGGATAAGACCTTAAAAAAACTGTATTACTACAGTGATTTATTTGGAGTCAGCGAAGCCACCGTCAGTTCGGATTTAGAGGTGGTAAAAGAGTGGTTTCACAAGTATCATCTGGAGATAAAGAGAAAACCTGGATATGGTGTTTTTATTGAGGGCAGCGAACGGGATTTCCGCCGTGCCCTGCGTGTGTTTATTGATGAGAATATCCATACAGAGATCATACAGGAGATGTATGAAGACAGGAACCAGTCCGTATTAAACGTGATTCAGAATAAAAGTGAGCGTAATATCTACCGGATCTTAGATGACGATATTGTAAAAAGAGTGACGGCATGCATCTTAAGAATCCGGGATAAACGCATTCTCAATTTAACCCAGGATTCCTACCTTGGACTGGTGATCCATGTAGCAATTGCTGTGAACCGAATCCGAAGGCAGGAGATCATTGAGGAAAACCCCCTCATGACGGATCGCTTGCAAAATGATCAGGATTATGATCTGGCAAAGAGAATCACCAAATCCCTGGAAGCTGAATTTCAGATTCAGATCCCGGAAATTGAGTGTGCTTATATTTGTCTGCATATTAAAGGCTCCAAAATCCAGCAGCTGAATATTGATGAAAAGTCAAGAAGTGAAATAGAGGAATCCAGGGAACTGTGGGATGTGGTCAATGAGATGATCGACTGCTATGACGACAGCATTGCCTATCTGCTAAAGCAGGATGAGGAATTTGTAATCCAGGGCTTGATTGCCCATCTTAAACCGACTCTGGTCCGCCTAACCAATGGTATGAAGATCCAAAATCCTTTGCTGGAGCAGATTAAGCAGGATTATCCGGTCATATTTGAACGGTGCAGAACCGTTGCAAAGGTGATCGAAGGGCGGTATGGATATGAAGTGCCGGAATCAGAGATCGGGTTTCTTGCCATTCATTTTGGTGCGGCAGAGGTTCGGATGGAAAGCAGGAAGGAAAGCCGGAGAAAGGTGAATATAGGAATCGTTTGTGCCAGCGGGATCGGAATCTCACGGCTTATGTCTTCCAAGGTTGCCAGGGATTTTGCAGACAGGGTGGAGTTATCGGTCTATGGAATGACGGATCTGTCTCCTTACGTGCTGAGCAAGACGGATTTCTTTGTATCCACCATACCCATTAAAGAAGAGGCGGATATCCTGTATGTAAGCCCCCTGCTTCCTGCTGAGGATATGGAGCAGATCGCAGGAAAGGTCCGCCGGTGTGAGTTTATGCCTAAAAAGCAGGATAACAAGGAGTTTACCATTCAATTAGACCAGGTAAATTTTATTGCCGTTCAGATAAAAAATGTCATTAGGCTCATGGAATACCAGAGGGTAAATAATGGGATCACCTTTGAGGAGCTGCTGATTGCTGTCAGCGAGAAGCTGGCTGCCTATCCGGAACGGCAGAGTATCATTCAAGAGGATTTAATGAGGAGAGAACGGCTGTGCAGCCAGATATTTCCCGACTTAAGCTTTGCCCTGCTTCATGCCAGGACGGAAGGAGTGGTGAAGCCGGTGTTTTCAGTGTGCCAGACAAAGGATGGTGAGCCTTTCAGCGACCCTTATTTTAAGGGGGTATGTGTTGTATTGATCATGCTGGTGCCAAAGGATGATCATGAGGTAGAAAACAGCGATATCCTGGGTGTGTTAAGCGAGCGGCTGATTGAGGAGGAAGAGTTTCTTGAAGCGGTGAGACATGAGGGAAAAGAGGAGATCAGAGCCTTGGTTTCCCGGTATTTAAACCAATATTTCAAACAATATCTGGATAAGATATAAGATAAACGCAAGGTGATAGCCGGGCCCGATAGGGTCCGGCTTTTTCTGTTGATTTCAGATTTGGCGTTATCAGATGGCGCCAAATGCCATTTTGTTTTCATTGAAAAGGAGGAGATGACACCCCTATAATTTAGTTAGAAAGTTAACACAGGAGGGCATGAAACGTGTTTGGCTACGGGAAAAAAAATGTAGAGAAGAGTGCAGAGCTTCTGGAACTTGGGAATATCCGTTTGAATTGCAGACCCGGGGAAAAGGAGGCGGTAATAAGGGAGGTAGGGCAGCTGCTTTATCAGTGCGGCTGTGTAGAAGAATCCTACATAGAAGCCATGCTTCAGCGTGAACTGACGTTTTCCACAAATATCGGCAATGGAATTGCACTTCCCCATGGCGTAGAGGCAGCTAAAAAATCGGTTAAGCGCTCCGGCATTGCAGTTATGGTATTCCCTGAGGGAACAGACTGGGGAGGAGAAATGGTAAAACTGGTCATAGGGATTGCAGGGGCAGGAGAGGAGCATTTGGAAATACTCTCAATCATCGCAGACTGCCTGGCTGATCCGGCCGATGTGGAACGGATCACCAGATGCAGTGCAGAAGAAATCCTTACCATGTTTACAGGAAAGAGGTGTCCGCAATGATCGTTACAGTCACGATGAATCCGGCCATTGATAAAACCGTAGATATTGACCGGTTTGAACGGGGAGATTTAAACAGAATAAAACGTGTGGAGTCAGATGCCGGTGGCAAGGGCATCAATGTTTCCAAGACCATTAAGGAATTGGGCGGAGAAAGCATTGCCATGGGGTTTTTAGGAGGAACCAGCGGCACCATCATTAAACATGTGCTGGCAGACCAGGGCATTCAGACAGATTTCGTGGAAGTAAAAGGGGAGACGAGAACGAATCTGAAGGTGGTGGAGGAAAATGGAGAAGTAACAGAGCTAAATGAACCCGGGCCTGAAGTGTCAAAAGAGCAGTTGGAGGATCTTCTGAAAAGGCTGAATGGTTATGCAGCCCCTGATACGTTGTTTGTACTGGCTGGAAGCATACCGGCAGGTATACCAACGGATATATACCGGAGGATCACGGAAGAGGTTCACCGGAAAGGGGCAAAGGTCTTGCTGGATGCAGACGGCCCGCTGTTTGCCGAGTCATTGAAGGCAGCACCGGATATGCTGAAGCCTAACCGTTCAGAGCTGGAGCGTTATTACCAGATGGATTACCGTGCATCGGAACAGGAGCTGGTTTCCATGG encodes the following:
- a CDS encoding PTS mannitol transporter subunit IICB, coding for MKFAGRILKYYSRVIAECIPLFVTAGLLSVLSAVIIQNRYLPEMSNILSFLVIPVFMGYKAGTMCGGDVGGLAGTLAASAVVMTEPASAMILSAIAGSIAGFLSRKGLDRIKHRIPAGFEMLFSNLYISGLGLLAGALIHYMLVPVAAWLLTFLGNGLSRMIANGVIPFISFVVEPLKIIFFNNWINHGFFLPLGLEQMKTQGSSILFLLETNPGPGFGILLAYTLVYRNMRKQMLSSLIIQSLGGIHEVYFPYVLSDIRLLAAAIAGSIAGNYCFMVTGSGLLGPASPGSIITIMIMADKKHWLGILTGIFVSAGVTCLLSCLIMSRKKQKLVAEEGILQKDEGMPMKKMEHAKIYFVCDVGMGSSAMASALFKKRLKLVGLTGIEVFHVSADRIPPDADVIVCQKDFARSLSGIDKPCFTVNNLTDMSGYQELLNWLMGGGENGSS
- a CDS encoding BglG family transcription antiterminator, with the translated sequence MAAHDFTPRMQQVVLALLNEDGPVPVKQLADQIHISKRTVQRELEYIPRVLKKYGLAFCSKTGTGIWLEGDKDRMEALKAELEEDDALDVSDRIERQKRLTLEILKDKTLKKLYYYSDLFGVSEATVSSDLEVVKEWFHKYHLEIKRKPGYGVFIEGSERDFRRALRVFIDENIHTEIIQEMYEDRNQSVLNVIQNKSERNIYRILDDDIVKRVTACILRIRDKRILNLTQDSYLGLVIHVAIAVNRIRRQEIIEENPLMTDRLQNDQDYDLAKRITKSLEAEFQIQIPEIECAYICLHIKGSKIQQLNIDEKSRSEIEESRELWDVVNEMIDCYDDSIAYLLKQDEEFVIQGLIAHLKPTLVRLTNGMKIQNPLLEQIKQDYPVIFERCRTVAKVIEGRYGYEVPESEIGFLAIHFGAAEVRMESRKESRRKVNIGIVCASGIGISRLMSSKVARDFADRVELSVYGMTDLSPYVLSKTDFFVSTIPIKEEADILYVSPLLPAEDMEQIAGKVRRCEFMPKKQDNKEFTIQLDQVNFIAVQIKNVIRLMEYQRVNNGITFEELLIAVSEKLAAYPERQSIIQEDLMRRERLCSQIFPDLSFALLHARTEGVVKPVFSVCQTKDGEPFSDPYFKGVCVVLIMLVPKDDHEVENSDILGVLSERLIEEEEFLEAVRHEGKEEIRALVSRYLNQYFKQYLDKI
- a CDS encoding PTS sugar transporter subunit IIA, encoding MFGYGKKNVEKSAELLELGNIRLNCRPGEKEAVIREVGQLLYQCGCVEESYIEAMLQRELTFSTNIGNGIALPHGVEAAKKSVKRSGIAVMVFPEGTDWGGEMVKLVIGIAGAGEEHLEILSIIADCLADPADVERITRCSAEEILTMFTGKRCPQ
- the pfkB gene encoding 1-phosphofructokinase — protein: MIVTVTMNPAIDKTVDIDRFERGDLNRIKRVESDAGGKGINVSKTIKELGGESIAMGFLGGTSGTIIKHVLADQGIQTDFVEVKGETRTNLKVVEENGEVTELNEPGPEVSKEQLEDLLKRLNGYAAPDTLFVLAGSIPAGIPTDIYRRITEEVHRKGAKVLLDADGPLFAESLKAAPDMLKPNRSELERYYQMDYRASEQELVSMGEKLLDHGTGMVAISLGQMGALFLTGDKRYRCPGLRVKAHSTVGAGDALVGAMAYAWNEKLPLEICIRLCMGASAGAVTSIGTKPPQRRLVDELMQQAELLEIRK